CACGTCTACCGGCACTTCGACAGCAAAGACGACCTCGAGGGCGAGGTGCTGCGATTCGCCGCCACCCAGCTCATCGAGGCAGTGCGTCCCGCGATGCGGCGGAGCGGGACCGCGCCGGTGATTATCGAGGGTGTGATCGCGGCCGCCGTAGGTTGGGCTGAGGAGCACCCGAACCTCTACCGCTTCATGGCGGCCCGTCAGCAGACCAAGGCAACCCATCGAGCCCGGTTGGGGCGCACGCGATTCCTGGGGGAGGTCGTAGCCGCCGCATCGGCCTATCTGCGCACCCCCGACGTGGAGGTCGACCTCCCTGATGGCGTCATGGCGGGCCTGATGGGCATGGTCGACGCCGGCATCATCTGGTGGCTTGACCACCACGACGAGTCCCAACCTGAGGTCGTGACCCGGGTCGCCCACCAAGTCTGGTTGGTTCTGCGTGACGTTGCCCAAAACGTGGGGCTGGCGATCGACGACGAAAGCCTGCTCACCGTCCCATGACTCGGTGTCGTGGAGCGTCGTCGACTGTGACACACCTCGACACGGCGAAGGGCGACGGCGACCTCCGCGCTGGCACTCGTTACTGCGCCGCCCAAGAGCTTCCTCGCCTTGTCGGAGCCGGTAGCAGATGGTGTTCGGACTCAACGAGCCCACGGGGCGCTCCGAGCCAGGTCACGACCGAGCCCCTCCAGTTGACGGGGGGTTGGTGGAACCGGTGCCCTATGACTCGTTCCGGGTTTCGGCGTCATCGCAGGCGAACTGGCAGCGAGGTGAGCCCTCGAAAGGTGAGTCCTGACCGCCACTGCGGCTGGCCGGCAAGCTCGATGCGTGGGAACCGGGTCAGCAGCCGGGGGAAGACCTCGACGCCCTCGGCCCGTGCGAGGGCCGCACCCAGGCAGAAGTGAATGCCGGCGCCGAATGACAGGGGGGAGGGGGAGGGCCGGGTCACGTCCAGCGTCTCTGGGTCCGCGAAGCGGGCAGGGTCGCGATTGGCCGCCCCCAGGAGCGTCAGGACGATCTCGCCTTCGGCAATGTCAACCCCAGCGATGCTGGTCGGGGCCAGGGCTGTACGGCCGTCGGTCTGCACCGGGGTGTCGTAGCGCAGCAGCTCCTCGACGGCATTGGGGGCGAGGTCAGGGTCGGTGCGTAGCCGATGAAGCTGAGCGGGATGGGTCAACAGCGCCGTCAGCCCGTTGCCGATGAGGTTGCTTGTCGTCTCGAACCCGGCGGCGAAGAGCAGGATGGCGGTGCCGACGGCTTCCTCGTCGTCGAGCGTGTCGTCACCCTGGGCTTGAGAGATCCGGCTGAGCAGGTCGTCCTGAGGGTCGCTGCGCTTGGATGCGAGCAGATGGCTGAAGTACTCGGCCAGCTGGTTCTCGGCGTCAGCTGCGCGCCGCACGGCCTCGGCGTCCGCGGTTGGTTCGAGGGGCGCCACCAGAGCCCGTACCAGGGGGGCTGCCTGTTCCCGGTCCGCCACGGGCACCCCCACGAGGTCGCTGATGACGTGGACGGGGAGCGGCAGCGCCAGCGAGGCGATGGCATCGATCTCACCTTGTGAGGAGGCGGCATCGAGGAGGGTGTCGGTCCACCGGATGACGGAGTCACGCAGCCCCTCGACGTGGCGGTGGGTGAACACGTCGGTGACCAGCCGCCGCAGCCGAGCATGGTCGGGCGGGTTACGAAACAGCATGGTGCGTCGGAACCGCTTCATGGCGCTGCGGGAAAGTTCCTCGGGAACGTCGGTCAGTCGAAACCCCAGCGACTCGTCGACCTTGCCGAGGCAACGGTCCCGCAAGGCGGCGTCGCAGTCGGCATATCGGCTGAGCACCAGGACTCCCGACCTGCTGCGCAAGACCGGTGCGCTCTCCCTCAGTCGGCGGTAGGCATCGTACGGGCCAGCGGTGCCGTGGTCTCCGAGGAGAATCTCGACCAGCAGCGACTCGGGCTCGGTGACGCCGAGGGACCGGCTCATCGGAGCACGCCCACCCGGTGGGACTGATCCATGTCCACCACGATGAAGAGTGCATCGGGGCGGACCGTGAGTCGATCGGCTGCGTCGACCAGTGCTGCGGAGCAGTGGAGACTGCGTCCCTCGCGCCGGACCACCTGGGCGCTGGTCTCATCGTTCATGGCTTCCCCTGGAGTTCGAGAGCCGCCGCAGCGACTTCCATGGTGGACACAGCGGACTCCTCCTGGGCGGGAAGGGTTGCGGCTACCTCGGCCACAGATCTCCAGCGGTCGATGGTGGTGCCTTGGCTGCGGCCGGCTGCAGCCAGCGCGGACCACCCATCGGCGCTCCGCAAGACTGCGGTGCCGGCGTGCGTCAGTTCGGCGACGTCGGTGTGACGCGCCACGTCGAAGCAGAACTGGGACTGCAGCCGTCGGAACAGGCCGCCGCCGGTACCGGCCTTCTCGACGAAGGCGGTGAGCGAACGGAGTGCGACGTCGAGTTCGGCCTCGGGCAGGAGGTCGGGCCACCGCTCGACGTCCTCCGCGAACACGCTCACCCCGGTGAGCCCGGCTGCGGTGACCGCGCCGGCTGGCAGTACAGCTGCGCCGGGGATGATCGAGGCATCGCCGCCCTGCAGCTGCTGGACGGATGACCTGAGGGCTGAGGCTGCGGCGCTGTGCAATTCAGGCAGGGTTCGTGGCCAGCGGACGAAGTAGGTGGTGTGCCGGGTCGGGACCGGGAATGCCCGTGACGACCGGGCTCGCGCCAGCGCAGCGTAAGGGACCTCCTGGACCTCGGTGCGGTCGTTGTCGACGACGTGGGCCACCTCGGCGTCGTCGTCGTAGCCGATTACTACGATGTCGTGGCGGCTCATGCGGAGTCGTACGTTGAGGTAGGGGAGTTCGCCGATGTCGGCCCAAACCATGACGGGTCGGCCTTGCTGGAGCTCTTGCCGGACCCATTCCCAGCCGAGCACCGGGTCATCCGTGTCGCGCAGGTCGACCTCGGCGCCCAGCCGGGTGAGCAGGTCGAGCTCGAGCTCGCTGCTGCGGCCGACCAGGTAGATCGGTGGACTGAGATCGGCCAGCCTGAGATAGGTGAAGCCGAGACCGCCACCCAGTCCGAACACCAGACCCTCGCTGGGAGGCTCACTCCAGCCGAGTCCTGCCCACTCCAGAAGGTCTCGCAGGGCTCCCGAGCCGCAGTGACCCGCCATCCGGTGGGGGTAGTCGAGCACTACCCGAGCGGGCTCGTCGGAGATGCCGGGACTTGTCACATCAGCTCCTGGAGCTTGGCGAGCTTCGCTTCGTAGGCCACCTCGTGCACGAAGTCGATCTCGCCCTTGTGAGCGATGTCATCGACGTTCGTGCTTCTGCAGAAGTGGTCATGGACCTCGCCTGATTGACAGTGAGCGGTCATCTGACCATACGGTGACAGAACTAGCAACTATGTAAACGGCCGATTAGAGATGATCGGCCGATATAGATGTAGTGCGCGGCTGTCAGCGTTCAGACAGAATCGCCAATATGTAAGGTGTGCGCGTGTCCACGCCATCCCTGCGCGCGCAGTTCCGCCATCAGGTGCGCGAACGCGCCCTGCAGGTCGCTCAATCGCTGACCGTTGAACGAGGGTGGGCTCAGGTGCGAGTGAACGAGGTCGCGGAGCTCACCGGGGTCTCGCGGCCCACGCTGTACGCGGAGTTCGGAGACAAGCACGGGCTGGGAGAGGCGTTGGTCCTCCGCGAGACAGATGCCTTCCTCTCCGGCATCGCCGAGGTGCTCCGTCATCACCACGACGACGCTCAGGGCGCGGTCACCGAGGCCGTGCGCTACGCCCTGGAGCAGGCCGAGGCCAGCCCCCTCCTGAGGGCGATCCTGACCTCGACCCGGGGTGTCGATCAGGACTTGCTGCCCTTGCTCACCACGGATGCCGCCCCGATCTTCCGGGCAGCCTCCGAGACCCTCGTCGCGTGGTTCTCCCTACATTTCCCGCAGTTCCCGGACGGGGACGTCGAGGCCGCCGTCGATGCCCTGGTACGCCTCACGGTCAGTCACATCGTGATGCCTGCTCAGGAGTCACCCGACCAGACCGCCGCGCGTCTGGCGAGCCTCGCGTTGCGCTTCATCGAACCGCGCGGGGTGGAGGCCTGAGTTCGCGCCGCCGGGGCTGAGACGGGGCACCAAGGTGCCCCGTTGACGTCACCGGCCAGGTGACGTGATCAGTGGCAGCGAGGTGAACCCGCGGATGGGACCGGACCTCAGTCGCGTCGCCGAGTCGTGGTCCACGTCCCAGTGGGGATGCCGAGCCAGGAGTGCGGCGAGCGCGAGTCGGGCCTCCATGCGCGCAAGCGCAGCGCCGAGGCAGAAATGGATGCCACGGCCGAAGGCGACCTGGCGCTCGGGCTTGCGGTCGATGTCGAACTGGTCCGCGCCCGGGAACGCGAGATCGTCACGGTTGGCTGAACCGAACAGCAGGAGAACCGTGTCGCCGGCACCCATGTGGACGTCATGGAGAGTCTCGTTGCGGGTCAGAGTGCGCGAGAGCCCCTGGACGGGTGAGTCGAATCGAAGCAACTCCTCCACCGCCGCGGGGATGAGCTCGCCGTTGTTGGCGAGGCGCTCTCTCGCGCCGGGGTGGTCCGCGAGGACCACGGCACTGTTGGAGAGCAGGTTTGTGGTCGTTTCATGTCCGGCGACGAGGAGGAGAAGGCAGAAGCCGAGCAGTTCGTCGTCGCTGAGTCGCTGACCCTCCACCTCGGCGTGGACCAGAGCAGACATCAGGTCCGGCTGGGGGCGGACGCGACGCTCCTCGAGAAAGCCAGTGAAGTAGTCGTAGAGGGCAGCCGCGGCCTCCAGGCCCTCGCCGAACTCCCCCCGAACGGGATTGGACTGGATCAGAGTTGTGGACCAGCTGCGGAACTGCGGGCGATCTGCGCGAGGAACGCCGAGCAGATCGGCGATCACGATGGCAGGCAAGGGGCCGGCGAAGTTGTCGACGAAGTCCCATGGCGTGCCCGACCCTGGAGTCTGGTCCAACAGCTCCTCGATGAGACCGCCGATTGTGTCCTCCAGAGCAGCGATCCGGCGTGCCGTGAAGGCTCTGCTGACCAGGTGACGAAGCTGGGTGTGGCGCGGCGGATCAGTCATGATCATCATCGGCAGGAACAGCTGGGTCATGTCCACACCCGGGGGTGTGGGGAAGACGCCCGAGGCCGAGGAATAGGTGTCGGGGTCGATCAGCGCAGCGCTGACATCGTCGTACCTGCTGAGCACCCAGCACCCGGCCGCCTTCGACCAGTAAACCGGCGCGTGCTCGCGCAGCTCCCGATAGATCGGGTAGGGGTCTGTGACGACCTGAGGGTCGAACGGGCTATAGGTCACAGGACTGTAAGTCGCAGTGTTGTCCGTCATGATGCCTTCCCCATGGCCGACAGAGAGTTTGTACTACGAGTACAACATAGGATGAGGTCAGGCGCCAGGGGTGAAGCGGAGAACGCCGGGGTGCTCCCCGCCCTGGGACAGTGGTAGTGCCCTGGGATTTGGGAAGGAGGCGGATCAATGCGTCAGGTCCCGGCCAAGCTGGCCAGCAAGCTCTATGGCGCGGCGGATCTGATCGCCGACCGCGGTCTGGCCGACGCCAAGATCGATGAGATCGCCGATGCGGCTGGGATCCCCAAGGCGACCCTTTACTACTACTTCACTGGCAAAGAGGAGATTCTGGCGTTCCTCCTCGGGGACGTTCTTGAACTGATCGCTGGAGAGGTCGGGGCCGCAGTCGCCGCGCCCGGCACCGCCGAGCAGCGACTCCGGGCGGCGGTGTTGGCCCAACTCACGGTGATGCTTGAGCAACCGGCCGTGTGCAGAGCCCTCGTCGGCGACCTGGGCCGAGCCACCAGGCTGCCCGAGCTCGCCCTAGCGCTGAGAAGCGCCTTTCACCAGCCCATCGAGCAGCTTCTCCACGACGGTGTGGCTGACGGATCGCTACGTCAGGTCAAGGACCCGCCGAACGTTGCCCTCAGCATCTTCGGTGCAGTCACCGTGGCAGGCCTCAGCCTCATGGTCGAAGATCCGTCCCGGGACGCCGGCAGTCATGCGGGACGCGCTTCAGAGGCGATCTGCGATCTCTTGCTCTACGGCATCCAGGCGCGCGCCTAGTTGTGATGTCCAGGCAGGTTGGTCGAGCAGGTGCGACGACACGATCTGATGTCGTAAATGGGTGAAGGCCTCCCGATGTGGAGTGGAGCTGTCTAGGAACCGCTTCACACCCAGGAGGCCTTCGTGTCCCACGCTAACGCTGCACTGACCCCGCGCCACCGACTGCGGCTCGCGCGGCTGATCGTCGACGACGGTTGGCCGACCTCGCGGGCGGCGAAGTTCTTCAACGTCTCCTGGCGGACCGCGGACCGATGGGCGCAGCGCTACCGAACGGAGGGGCCGGTCGGTATGAACGACCGCTCCTCAGCCCGGCAGACCCAGCACGCCAAGACGCCCCAGCCTCTGGTGCGCAAGATCGTGCACCTGCGGTGGAAGCAGCGGCTCGGGCCGGTCCAGATCGGCGGCCGGCTCGGGATGCCTGCTTCGACCGTCCACGCCGTGCTTCGCCGATGCCGGCTCAACCGGCTCTCCCATATCGACCGGGTCACCGGCGAACCGGCCCGCCGCTACGAACGGGCCCAGCCCGGCGAGCTGATCCACGTCGATGTCACCAAGTTCGGCAACATCCCCGACGGAGGCGGCTGGCGGTTCGTGGGCATCGAACAGGGCTGGGCCAACCGACAGACCACCCGCGACAGGACCGGCCAGCGCAGCAAGCGCCACCAACCAAGGCTCGGGAACTGCTTCGTGCACACCGTCATCGACGACTACTCCCGCGTGGCCTACGCCGAGATCCACGACGACGAGAAGGCGGTTACCGCGACCGCAGTCCTCTACCGCGCAGTGGCGTGGTTCGCCGAACGCGGCGTGACCGTCGAACGTGTGCTCTCCGACAACGGGTCGGCCTACATCTCGCACCTATGGCGCGACAGCTGCGCCGACCTCGGCATCGAGCACAAGCGGACACGCCCCCGACGACCCCAGACCAACGGGAAGATCGAGAGACTCCACCGGACCTTGGCTGACGGCTGGGCCTACAAGAAGCTCTACACCTCCGAGGACACCCGACGGGCCGCCCTGCCAGGATGGCTCCACTCCTACAACCACCACCGGCCCCACTCAGCGCTCGGCGGCCTCCCGCCCATCACCCGGTTGACCAACCTGGATGGACATCACACCTAGTCAGCGAAGGGCTGACAGGGCCAGTCTGAATCGTTAATCCCTAGCTGTAGTTCCCCGTGAGGTTGTGAACGCGGGCTGCGGGGACTTGGCCGCCGATGCCGGTGTGGGGTCGGTGGTGATTGTAGGAGTGGAGCCAGTTGTCGGCGTAGGTGGCTGCGCGAGCTTCGTCTGAGGAGTAGGCCTGGGCGTAGGCCCACTCGCTGTTCAGGGTCCGGTTGAAGCGTTCGACCTTGCCGTTGGTCTGTGGTCGATAGGGCCGGGTCCGGCGGTGCTTGATGGTCTCGCCGAGCGCTGCGTTGAAGGCGTTGGAGCGGTAGCAGGCGCCGTTGTCGGTCATCACTGCGGTGACCGTGATGCCGGCCGCGGCGAAGAAGGCGTTGGCCCGCAGCCAGAACCCGGCGGCGGTCTCCTTGCGCTCGTCGGTGTGCTGCTCGGAGTAGGCCAGGCGGCTGTGGTCGTCGACGGCGTGGTGGAGGTAGACGTAGCCGCGTGAGGGTGTCGCGCCACGACGGGCTGCTGCGTCGCGGGCAGCTCCGGCGCGACGGTCCTGGGCCGAGCCGCGACCGTGAACGCGCCAGCCTCCGCCGTCGGGGATGCGGCCGAGCTTCTTGATGTCGACGTGGACCAGCTCGCCGGGACGGGCGACCTCGTAACGCAGAGGGCGGGGCCTGCGGACCGGGAGTCCGGTGGCCTGGTCGAGGTGGGCCAGCAACGGCATCCGATAACGCTGCAGCACTCGTCCGACGGTCGAGCGTGGGACGCCGAGGTGGTAGCTGATCCGGTGCGGGCCCCATCGGCGGCAGTACCGCAGCTTCACGATGCGCCGCTCGAGCCGCGTGGGTGTCCTGGTCGGCGTCGTGTGCGGCCGCGACGGCAGGTCGGTCATCGGCAGACCAGCGCGATACCGAGCCGCCCACTTCGAGGCCGTGGCCGGTGAGCACTGGAACCGCTCAGCCGCACGGCGCACCGGCCAGTGCTGCACCACGATCAATTCGGCCAGACGTCGGCGACCAAGTGGGGTCAGCGGGGCGTTAGCGTGAGTCAACGAAGACCTCCGGGCGAGGGTTGGTGTGGTAACCCCCTCCGTACCGGAGGTCTTCGTCTATCCGCTCACGCCACGCTGTTCACAACCTGCCGGGGAACTACACCTAGCTCTCGAACGGAACGCAGCGGGCACACGTGTCGTGGTGGGTGACAGCTCGTACCTGGGTCTAGGTCGTCATGGAGCCAGAGCGGCACGGCAATGCGGAAGTGTTCCTGGAGGTCTGGCGCCGGAAGCCGGCAGGTCTTTCCCGTCGGGCAGATGTGTGTCGCCTTGTTCTCTCTCGTCCGATGACGGCTACTGAGTACCTCGGGAGAAGTGCTCGACGCCGACCGTGACGAACACCGCCTTCGACGTCCCCACCAGGGACCCCTCGGGATCGGTCAGGCTGGCGGTGAGGAACAGCTTGCGCCCCTCGTAGCTGCTCACGTGTGCCTCCATCCGGTAGGGGACGCCAATCAGTACCGGTGCTCGGTAGTCGACCGTCAGCTGGCGTGTGACCGCGGGTGTGCCGACGAGGTAGAGCAGGAAGCCGTAGAGGTCGTCGATAACGGTGGCGACTGCGCCGCCGTGCGCGATGCCGGGAGCGCCGACGTGCCGGTTGTCGAAGGTGTGATCGGCCACGACGCCGTCTCCGTCGCGGCGAACCTGGAGGTGATGGCCGTGCGGGTTGTCGGGCCCGCAGCCAAGGCACTGCTCGTGGTGGGGCGGGAGGTCGACTCCGTCCGGGTGTGGGCGAAACTTGTCCACCCAGGTGGCGAGCACGGAAGGCAGGTCAGTCATGGGGTGCACGGCCTCTCAAGAGTTGGGCCCAGGCGGCGAGGACCTGTTCTTGGCGATGGACTGGGTGGGGGGCGAGCAGGCCGCTGACACCCCTGCCGAGGAGTAGGTCGAGGGTGAGCCGGATCGAGACCGGGTCGTCGGTGACGTAGCGGCGGCAGATCTGCGCAAGCTCGT
This DNA window, taken from Nocardioides sp. HDW12B, encodes the following:
- a CDS encoding TetR/AcrR family transcriptional regulator — protein: MDLAKWVDTAVVRRSTAHESHRAPRREQIVVAAAAAIEEYGAGVGTAQIAERAGVARPHVYRHFDSKDDLEGEVLRFAATQLIEAVRPAMRRSGTAPVIIEGVIAAAVGWAEEHPNLYRFMAARQQTKATHRARLGRTRFLGEVVAAASAYLRTPDVEVDLPDGVMAGLMGMVDAGIIWWLDHHDESQPEVVTRVAHQVWLVLRDVAQNVGLAIDDESLLTVP
- a CDS encoding cytochrome P450, which gives rise to MSRSLGVTEPESLLVEILLGDHGTAGPYDAYRRLRESAPVLRSRSGVLVLSRYADCDAALRDRCLGKVDESLGFRLTDVPEELSRSAMKRFRRTMLFRNPPDHARLRRLVTDVFTHRHVEGLRDSVIRWTDTLLDAASSQGEIDAIASLALPLPVHVISDLVGVPVADREQAAPLVRALVAPLEPTADAEAVRRAADAENQLAEYFSHLLASKRSDPQDDLLSRISQAQGDDTLDDEEAVGTAILLFAAGFETTSNLIGNGLTALLTHPAQLHRLRTDPDLAPNAVEELLRYDTPVQTDGRTALAPTSIAGVDIAEGEIVLTLLGAANRDPARFADPETLDVTRPSPSPLSFGAGIHFCLGAALARAEGVEVFPRLLTRFPRIELAGQPQWRSGLTFRGLTSLPVRLR
- a CDS encoding BtrH N-terminal domain-containing protein gives rise to the protein MAGHCGSGALRDLLEWAGLGWSEPPSEGLVFGLGGGLGFTYLRLADLSPPIYLVGRSSELELDLLTRLGAEVDLRDTDDPVLGWEWVRQELQQGRPVMVWADIGELPYLNVRLRMSRHDIVVIGYDDDAEVAHVVDNDRTEVQEVPYAALARARSSRAFPVPTRHTTYFVRWPRTLPELHSAAASALRSSVQQLQGGDASIIPGAAVLPAGAVTAAGLTGVSVFAEDVERWPDLLPEAELDVALRSLTAFVEKAGTGGGLFRRLQSQFCFDVARHTDVAELTHAGTAVLRSADGWSALAAAGRSQGTTIDRWRSVAEVAATLPAQEESAVSTMEVAAAALELQGKP
- a CDS encoding TetR family transcriptional regulator; this translates as MSTPSLRAQFRHQVRERALQVAQSLTVERGWAQVRVNEVAELTGVSRPTLYAEFGDKHGLGEALVLRETDAFLSGIAEVLRHHHDDAQGAVTEAVRYALEQAEASPLLRAILTSTRGVDQDLLPLLTTDAAPIFRAASETLVAWFSLHFPQFPDGDVEAAVDALVRLTVSHIVMPAQESPDQTAARLASLALRFIEPRGVEA
- a CDS encoding cytochrome P450 — its product is MTDNTATYSPVTYSPFDPQVVTDPYPIYRELREHAPVYWSKAAGCWVLSRYDDVSAALIDPDTYSSASGVFPTPPGVDMTQLFLPMMIMTDPPRHTQLRHLVSRAFTARRIAALEDTIGGLIEELLDQTPGSGTPWDFVDNFAGPLPAIVIADLLGVPRADRPQFRSWSTTLIQSNPVRGEFGEGLEAAAALYDYFTGFLEERRVRPQPDLMSALVHAEVEGQRLSDDELLGFCLLLLVAGHETTTNLLSNSAVVLADHPGARERLANNGELIPAAVEELLRFDSPVQGLSRTLTRNETLHDVHMGAGDTVLLLFGSANRDDLAFPGADQFDIDRKPERQVAFGRGIHFCLGAALARMEARLALAALLARHPHWDVDHDSATRLRSGPIRGFTSLPLITSPGR
- a CDS encoding TetR/AcrR family transcriptional regulator, with the translated sequence MRQVPAKLASKLYGAADLIADRGLADAKIDEIADAAGIPKATLYYYFTGKEEILAFLLGDVLELIAGEVGAAVAAPGTAEQRLRAAVLAQLTVMLEQPAVCRALVGDLGRATRLPELALALRSAFHQPIEQLLHDGVADGSLRQVKDPPNVALSIFGAVTVAGLSLMVEDPSRDAGSHAGRASEAICDLLLYGIQARA
- a CDS encoding IS481 family transposase encodes the protein MSHANAALTPRHRLRLARLIVDDGWPTSRAAKFFNVSWRTADRWAQRYRTEGPVGMNDRSSARQTQHAKTPQPLVRKIVHLRWKQRLGPVQIGGRLGMPASTVHAVLRRCRLNRLSHIDRVTGEPARRYERAQPGELIHVDVTKFGNIPDGGGWRFVGIEQGWANRQTTRDRTGQRSKRHQPRLGNCFVHTVIDDYSRVAYAEIHDDEKAVTATAVLYRAVAWFAERGVTVERVLSDNGSAYISHLWRDSCADLGIEHKRTRPRRPQTNGKIERLHRTLADGWAYKKLYTSEDTRRAALPGWLHSYNHHRPHSALGGLPPITRLTNLDGHHT
- a CDS encoding IS481 family transposase, with product MTHANAPLTPLGRRRLAELIVVQHWPVRRAAERFQCSPATASKWAARYRAGLPMTDLPSRPHTTPTRTPTRLERRIVKLRYCRRWGPHRISYHLGVPRSTVGRVLQRYRMPLLAHLDQATGLPVRRPRPLRYEVARPGELVHVDIKKLGRIPDGGGWRVHGRGSAQDRRAGAARDAAARRGATPSRGYVYLHHAVDDHSRLAYSEQHTDERKETAAGFWLRANAFFAAAGITVTAVMTDNGACYRSNAFNAALGETIKHRRTRPYRPQTNGKVERFNRTLNSEWAYAQAYSSDEARAATYADNWLHSYNHHRPHTGIGGQVPAARVHNLTGNYS
- a CDS encoding PaaI family thioesterase; this translates as MLATWVDKFRPHPDGVDLPPHHEQCLGCGPDNPHGHHLQVRRDGDGVVADHTFDNRHVGAPGIAHGGAVATVIDDLYGFLLYLVGTPAVTRQLTVDYRAPVLIGVPYRMEAHVSSYEGRKLFLTASLTDPEGSLVGTSKAVFVTVGVEHFSRGTQ